In the Arachis ipaensis cultivar K30076 chromosome B04, Araip1.1, whole genome shotgun sequence genome, tttttagCTCAATTATTCTGCACTCAGCCAAAGTAAAAAGGTCTGAATAGTTGCTTCTGCATTCATCTTCATATATAGAAAACCTACATCTTCACATATAGTTGCTTCTACtcctttatattattattattattattattattatttagacCTATTTCACATCAGTTGAAACATATGAACAACCTACATGTATGTGCATGTGAACCATGAAAAGGAGGAGATCAGAAAAATTCCTGTTATATTTTGAGATCATAGCTATATTCTATTGACATCATCATCGAAACTTTCTGCATATATAATTCTATCAACTTCATTCTAATTAATTACTTAACATTGTTTCAATAAACTTTGTTACTTTCTATCTGTTAGTGCAAACTAAGTTACTGCCTATACAGAAGGCATTTCAATATCACTCAAAACACAGCACAAATGGGTTTTCTATCTGGTTTTTCTTGCTGCTTCCGATCTTCTTCTGGTGATAGAGGAACACGTATCTTAGAAGAACAACCGTCATCCATTATAAGTGAACTCTGCCGTCAGTTTTCACTTTCAGAGATGCAATCAGCAACAAATAACTTCCATAATTCTTTGAAAGTTGGAGAAGGCTCCTTTGGCAATGTCTGCAAAGGttatctggaaaacagttctacACTAGTTGCCATCAAACGGTGCAAGAAGGATTCAGTTTTTGGTCTTTCCAGCTTGAAGAATGAGGTTGTCCTGCTTTCTCAGCTGCAACACCCCAATCTCATCTCCTTAGTTGGATTCTACATTGAAGGAACCGAGTTGGTTCTTGTATATGATTACATGTCTAATGGTTCCGTTCGTGATCATCTTCATCGTGGGAACATAGATCCACTTACATGGAAGAGGAGGCTTCAAATTTGCATAGGAGTGGCGCGTGCACTGCACTATCTTCACACAGGAGCCAAGTACACTATTATCCACCGGAACATTAAAACACGTCTCATTCTTTTGGATAGTAATTGGGAACTAAAAGTTTCAAGCCTATTATTATCCAAAAGGGGAGCACTTAGTACTTCAAAATCATTGACAAGGGTGGAGTCAGATGTGAAGGGAACAATGGGGTATGTTGATCGGGAATATGCAGCAACAAATATGTTGACTGAAAAATCAGATGTATTTTCATTCGGCATAGTTCTATTAGAAGTTGTGAGTGCAAAGCCGGCACACGAGATTATCAGAGAATACTTTCAAGGCTTTAATCAATCACTGAGGTCATCTGCAAATGAAATTGTTGATCTAATTCTTAAGTCTAAGATTGATCCAGATTGTTGGAAAACATTTGTTGACATCACTAAGAGATGTTTGCTTATGGAGGGAAGGGAAAGGCCAGACATGGGAGAAGTGGAGGTGGAACTTGAACATGCACTAAAATTGCAAGAGGAAGCTGTTGCCAAGAATTAACTGCAATAATTCTGGTAAAAAATATGATTTCCTTAGTTGAGTGGTTTGTCTGAATTTGCAGAAGATATGTTTGGCAGATGTAGTTCTAAAATCAATCACTTGTTTCAATCCCATTGTCACTGAAGTAGCTGTTCATGTAGCAGATtaagaaacagaaaacaagagTTAAAGTTTGTACTTATGTTAGTTTCATGTAACTCTATGTGCTCTTATCTTATCCCATAATTTCATTTTTTCTAAGTAAATCCTTGCAAATGTAGGCCAATGAAGATTTAAGGTGAGAGTTACTTGGGTATATATGTCCAAGGAAAACAGCAACAGTTTAAGtggattttgaaaaagtaaataaataaataaaaatgtaaatacaagaaaatttgtaatttggAATGTTCTGTTCCATTCTCATTTTTTACTAGGAGAGTTCATCATGACAAGGTCAACATCCAACCCATAATAAGTGAAGAAAATGACAGTAGCACAATTGCAGTCAATCAAGGGAATCATAATGGAATTGAAAAGCAAACAAAAGAACTCAACTTTCTAGCTCTCTTATTGAATGAGAATCTAACGAGATAAGGAACTACCTGAGAAGAACCATTGAGATGGAGTAGTAGATTACTGATTACAACAATTGAGAAAGTTCTGAAATTTTGTCTCTGCTTTCATCTTCAGCAGATCAGTACTCAGATACTtgacttttcctattttaaaaaaaaaattggtaactTTTGATATTGGTTCACAAATTTTGGTCTTTGCTTCATAATTCATTCCATACGAGGTGATTAGCTGTGAAAATGGGGATAAAATGTCAGTAGAATCTTGTTTTTGTTTGATAGCCAAACAGGTATTTCAGATTGGAATCATGCTTCTCAAGTGTATAAGCTTTCCTGTTTCAAAGAAGACAAGCTCATCCAAGAAGCACTCTCCAACGGTTATAGAATTGTTATGCCATCAATTTTCCCTGGAAGATCTTACAAGATCAACCAAAAACTTCAACCAGAAATTAATAGTTGGAAAAGGAGGTTTTAGCACTGTATACAAAGGATGTCTCAAACACAATGGTGGATCAGACCATACAATTGCATTAAAGCTCAAGTGTTGCAACTCCAACCAGCATTTCCTTGAGTTCATGAAGGAAATTGAGTTGCTATGCCAGCTTCATCATCCTAATTTGATCTCTCTTGTAGGATTTTGCAACcatgaaaagaaaaagattatTGTGTATGAGTTCATGTGCAATGACTCTCTTCATGATCACCTATACAATAGGGACACTATCATGGCAGAAAAGGCTAGAGATATGTATAGGAGTCGCGCGGGGACTACACTACCTTCATGCTGGAGCCAAGCGCTCTATCTTTCATTGTGACATAAAACCTAGTAACATTCTTTTGGATAGCAATATGGTGCCTAAGCTCCCAGACTTTGGGCTTTCATTGCAGGGACCACTATCTACTTCCAAACCAAAACCAATTGCAGTAGACTATGTTGCAGGTAATTGAttgattttttcaattttataagCTTACTTCAAAGAATGTAATtaaataattcaaataataatctcaCTTGTAGGTACATTTGGATACTTAGCCCCTGAGTGTTTCCAATGCCTGACTGTTACAGATAAATGTGACGTTTACTCCTTTGGTATGGTTCTACTTGTAATGGTATGCATGAAGGAGAAGGATTTGTTTCTTAGCAAGGCCAACATGTTAAGTAACCAACATTTGGAGGGGAAGAGTGAAATCAAATACTTAGAAAAGTTCATTGATGATCAAGTTCAACCATGGAATGTAATAGCCTTTATGCAGCAATTCCCAATCGaagagatcattgatccaaccctCAGGGGAAAGATTGTACCAGAGTGCtgggaagtattcatggatgttACAAAAAGATGTTTGATGCATGAACCTGATGAACGACCAACAATGGGTGAAGTAGAAGTGTTGCTTGAGCATGCTTTGTTATTGCAGGCACAAGCAGATATCAAAAATAACAATGGTTGTTATTCTTTATCATCCACCACCATTATAAACTTAGGTGAAGTCATTTCTATGCATGATATTCATTTAGAAGAGTTGATATTTCATCAGTTTTCTCTAGCCGATCTTAGGCGAACAACCTTCGGCTTTGAACGCAGAGTCATTGGTAGAGGAAGCTTTGGTACAGCATACAGAGGTCGTATCTTACTAAATGGAGCTGCTTATCATTCAATTGCAATAAAGAAGTTGGATTGGTTATTTATTTCTGATAATGATATACAGTGGAATTTAAAAGATAGAATATTTCCCAACTTCGCCATCCGAATTTGGTCTCTTTTTTTGGATTATGTGATGAACTTGATGAGAAGATTCTTGTATACATGTATATTCCCAATGGATCTCTCCATTATCACTTAAATTGGAATGAATCAGCTCTAACATGGAAGAAAAGACTAGAAATATGCATTGGAGTAGCAGAAGGATTGAACTACCTTCACACAGCATCAATTTTTCACCATAACATAAAACTCAGCAACATCCTTTTGGATTATGATATGGTGCCCAAACTCTCAGATTTTGGGCTCCCCTGGTCCAAGAAAATTCATGCAGGTGActttttattttcacttttatCTTCTCAAAGCAAAAATACTGATTTAATCATTTGTGTTGTTAACCAGTCACCAATTCTGTGGCTTATTACAGAAGATTATGCTGCTCCGGAGTTGTTACAAGGACATGATTTCACAGATAAATGTGATGTTTATTCCTTTGGTATAATTCTCTTAAAAATGGTATTAACAAACAAGCTACCAATTGTTGAAGGGTTATTTATCTCAATCTAAAGGGAAAAGGTTGCACCACAGTGTTGGGAAGTATTCTTGAATGTCACAAAATGCTGTTTGAAGTTTGAAGCAAATGAGAGACCAACAATGAATGAAGTGATAGCTCAACTTCAGCATGCCCTGGCACTGCAAGAGGAAGCAGATTCCAACACAAGTGGTGATTACAACTTGTTATCTGTGACCTTTGATCCTCCGGTTGGAGGAAGCATATATTATTAAGAACAttgcaagtgtgagaagggattgagaattgaaaaagtaaattttaaaagctaaatATTATATGTATAGCCTGTAATAATGTGAACTGCTTATATGGTTATATACtttttggtaattttttaattagatctttattgttagtgttgcaagtgtgaggagtgttgaagttagtcccacataaaagaaagcatggaagagtaaagagtttataagatgagagacccattaacttgacaccttaaggttttgagttggatgtggtgtcttctcatcttatgttctctcacttgattccttCCCGAATTCTCCCCGGTTGTCGAGAGCTCCCCACGGTTGGCCCAAAAAGTGCTCTTTGTTGGGAAAATCTCAACACAGGTTCAAAAACAATAACCTGTTTAACAGAAAAAACTTCCACCCtccacaaagtgggtatctcaaatcaggcaaaagagaaggcaatacaacaaataagttatatcctaatgttcatctctacaccaggaataacatactaaaatttcataagaaatggagcaAGTTTACCAAGTCAATGTGATCAAAGTTGGCTTGCCCTTTTCCCCCAAATTTTTCCTTCTCCAACGCCGAAACCCTTGCTGTTCTTTTCCTTTCATTCAAATGAATGAAGCCTTCAAAAAAatctctctctcccttcctccATGGCTTAAAgccacttttttttatttatttatttatttattatttttttttgttttaatgtgTGGGCCCCACTTGAGGTTGGGAACCCACCAACAAATTTCCCCCTCACCAACTCAAGTGGGGATAGGCTGCTCCACCAAGCCCGCCTTCTCTTTGCAGGAATCAAACTTCACTGCAGATAAACTCTTAGTCATCATATCTGAACCATTATCatcagtatggatcttctcaaAGCAAAGGATCTATTCAAGTCTTTCTTAAGACTTTCAATCTTTTTAGtgtcatgaccaacaatcaacatgtcatcaacataaagcaagagaattataaaatcaccatcagagaatttcttaacatagacacaatgatcagaagatgtcttactatacccatgaccttccatgaaggaatcaaacttcgtgtaccactgccttggcgcttgcttcaacccatataagctcttcttcaacttgcatacaaggTGCTCCTTTCCTCTTCTCAATTCAGGCTCAACTGGTGGTTCAGGTGGAACTTCAACATCTGGCACCTCAGGTTGAGGTGTAGGTTCATCATGCaaatcatcaccatcattatcaactTGTACATCTTTCCCATCAACAGGAGGTCTAGTGGAAGGACCAGGTTCATCATCAACAGAACGTCTAACAGTTACTGTTGGCTTATCTGTCTTCTCAAGAtcttcaatagtttggtcttcaagaaaaatcacatctcggcttctaattatcttcttactcaccggatcccataatctgtaaccaaagtcttcgtgaccataacccatgaagataCACTGCTTTGACTTTCCATCAAGTTTAGACCTTTCATCTCTAGGAATGTGAACAAAAGCCCTGCAGCCGAACACTCTCAAGTGACTATACGAGACATCTTTCCCTCTCCAAACTTTCTCTGGAACATCACCATTAAGTGGAACTGAAGGAGAAAGGTTGATCAGATCTACTGCAGTCCTCAtcgcttcaccccaaaaggatttaggcaactttgcatgagagagcatacacctGACTCTATCATTGATAGTACGATTCATTCTCTCTGCAACTCCATTATGTTGAGGAGTCTTAGGAACCGTCTTCTCAAGCTTGATCCCATATCCTTTACAATACTCTTCAAACGGACCCCTGTATTTACCACCATTATCTGCTCGAACACATTTCAATTTCCTtcctgtttctctttcaacacttgcatgaaagtgtttgaagattccgagcacctggtctttagatttcaaaacaaaagcccacacttttcgagaataatcatcaataaaagtaacaaaatatgatgcaccacctagtgtcttagcatccatagtgcaaacatcagtgtgaactaaatctagaacaTGTGATCTCCTATGAGGTCCAGAATTATGAAATGATACTCTAGCATGCTTTCCAACAAAACAATNNNNNNNNNNNNNNNNNNNNNNNNNNNNNNNNNNNNNNNNNNNNNNNNNNNNNNNNNNNNNNNNNNNNNNNNNNNNNNNNNNNNNNNNNNNNNNNNNNNNNNNNNNNNNNNNNNNNNNNNNNNNNNNNNNNNNNNNNNNNNNNNNNNNNNNNNNNNNNNNNNNNNNNNNNNNNNNNNNNNNNNNNNNNNNNNNNNNNNNNNNNNNNNNNNTTTGCTTGCAACTGGTAGAGAGTAGTGAGACTATTGTCTTCTTTAGCAACAATGAGAGCCCCTTTGGTAATCTTGCATTTTTCACTACCAAAGGAAGTGCAATACCCTTCTTGATCCAATGCCTTCATTGAAATGAGATTGAACCGCATATCTAGTGCATGCCtaacattcttcaactgcaacttgcaTCTCATGTTAGTTTCAAGCCACATATCACCCATACCAATGATATCACACACTCCTTTATCTCCCAATTTAATTTTGCCAAAATTTCCAGCAGTATAGGAAGTGAAAAATTCACGTTTCGGAGTGACATGACATGAGGCACCAGAGTCCATaatccaagtggaatcatcacagacaagattcacataattttcatcatatgtgataagaacatcttcataaacAATAGCAGCAGTTTCTTTATCACTATCTTTACCTTTGTCTTCATTTCTTCCccttgattgttctcttttcaagaacctacaatacctcttgatatgccccggcttgccacaatggtgacaaatgaactcctttcttggCTTGTACTTTCCTCTTGACTTGCTTCGACTCTCTGACTTGTCAGAATTGTGAGgttttctactttgacttctcCCCCGTGACTCTGAAACAAGTGCTTCTGACTGGGAGGAGGCATTAGTCAAACCTCGCTCTCTTCTTCTGGCTTCTTCATTCAACATGCTCTCTTTAACCATTGCTAACGTCAACTTTCCTTTTGGAGCTGAGTTAGTCAGTGTCACAACTAGAACTTCCCAACTATCAGGCAAAGAGTTCAACAACAACAAGGCTTGCAACTCATCATTCAAAGTGATTTCATTATTTGTCAGTTGGTTCACCGTCTCTTGAAAAATACTCAAGTGCTCCGGCATTGATTTACCTTCAACATACTTCATATTGACAAGCTTCCTAATCAAGAATGCTTTGTTTTGCACATTCTTCCTCTCATATAACTCCTTCAATTTCTTCCACATCTTCTCAGCATTCGTTTCGGTGTCAACATGTGGATACACACTAAGATCAAGCCATTGTCTAatcaaagcaactgccttccGATTCAGCTTCTTCCATTCAGCATCGGATTTAGTACCTTTGGATTTATCTCCCTCCATAGGATCATACAAGTCCTTACTATACAGCATATCTTCCATGAGGGTCTtccaaattgaataattttgggaATTCAGTTTGACCATATTTGATCCATGAGTATTTTCCTCCATTTAATCAGCACAGAGATAAACAACCTAAGCTCTGGATATCACTTTGTTGGGAAAATCTCAACACAGGTTCAAAAACAATAACCTGTTTAACAGCGGAAGCACCAGAAATAATTTTCCCACAACCTGTGCAATTAAATAGGCAAcaccaaagatactccaagcagcaaatataatggcagaaattaaataatcaaacaCCTGAATTTTAACGTGGGAAAAcccccaaaagagggacaaaaaacccaCGGGACCTAGTCCAGAAAAAACTTCCACTATCAaaataatgggtacacaaacagtcttcttagtgacactagggcatctcaacaatcaacaaaatacatcaccaAAACTGgtggaatcaacataaaccctccacaaagtgggtatctcaaatcaggcaaaagagaaggcaatacaacaaataagttatatcctaatgttcatctctacactaagaataacatactaaaatttcataagaaatagAGCAAGTTTACCAAGTCAATATGATCAAAGTTGGCTTGCCCTTTTCTCCCAAATTTTTCCTTCTCCAACGCCGAAACCCTTGCTGTTCTTTTCCTTTCATTCAAATGAATGAAGCCTTCAAAAAAatctctctctcccttcctccGTGGCTTAAagccacttttatttatttatttatttatttattattttttttgttttaatgtgTGGGCCCCACTTGAGGTTGGGGACCCACCAACATTTATGTATAATTACATGgtaaaaaatttcttctttcaCCTCTCACAGAAGAACACCCTTCTTTGATATTTCAGGATTTAAGAAAAACGTTTTCGACAtccattttgttttgtttgaaagAACAATAAACACGAAATGTAAATATACAGAGGTAAAAGAAAAATTATGGCAAGTATTAAactatctttttaattattttctaatttttaagagatttaaatcttaaatatatctttatttttgaaaataccaaactgaaaaagaaaaatcaaaattttctttaTTTAGAAAGAAATTAAGAATATAATAAGGGTTAATTGTCAAATTATTTCCTAGAAGATCTTCTTTAAATTTATctctaaaagatttttttaatcaaattggaCCTTCAAAAAttacgaattaatcatatttgtcctcCGATCACCCCATTAATAATTTTCTTCAAAGATTGATGTTGTAAAACGTTAATTGATCTACCACTGAAGcaatatacctattaagaaggatgatggagaggtatcgtagtaataaaagggatctacatatggtgtttattgatttggaaaaagcgtatgatagggtaccaagggaggtcttatggaaggttttagaaaaaaagagagtaaggatcgcatatattcgggcaattaaagacatgtacgATGGggtcacaactagtgtgaagactcaaggtggtgtgacagaggaattccctattggtataggattacaccagggatcatccttaagtccataccttttcacattagtcttagaagtactcacagagcatatccaagagcctgtgccatggtgcatgctttttgccgatgatatcgtccttatgggagagtcaagggaagacctaaataagaagttggagttatggagagaagctctaaaagtgtatggtctgcgcataagccataGCAAAATGGAATATATGGAATttaagttcagtctgagaagggaaaaccccaatatagaggtgaagattggagaaaacatcctacgaaaaattaaaagttttaagtatcttgggtgcatcatacaggataatggagagattgaacaggatataaatcataggatccaagcaggttggtcaaaatggcggagtgcatctggttttatatgcgacaaaaaagtgcctttaaaacttaaaggtaaattctatcgcaccgctataagaccggctatactgtatggtacggagtgttgggcggctaaagggggcacgaacataagctgagtgtggcagagatgaagatgttgagatggatgagtggtcatacgcgattggataaaataaggaatgaagatataagggagagagttggagtagcacccattgtggaaaagatggttgaatcgcgtctcaggtggtttggacatgtgagaagaagaccgatagaacatccagggtggatgagatggaagatggacaaagggcgaaaggcagaggaagacctaagaagaccatccatgaggtggtcaaacgagatctacatgtaaacggtctatCTGttgacatgatacatgacagagcacaatggtgtcgtttgattcatgtagccgaccccacttagtgggacaagactttgttgttgttgtataaAAATCTTATTCCCAATATGATCTAGGAATAAAATGGATAGATTTTCGTAAACATATTTAGTCAACATCCAATTGAATATGTTATATATCAAGTAAGCAATTACTTAACATTTCACATATAAAAAATGCCTTATCTTTCAgagactaatttaattattaagtaTTAATCCAATACAGTAAAAGAGGTGAGGATTTTAAGCAAAAAAATCAATatcatttaaatatttttattcttgtggtCAAAGTTATAGACTTAGTAAACGCCTAGATCTGAAAGATAACACCGGCCATGGTAAATTTATCCGCAGCAATCAAGGTAGGAGCTGTATGAAGCTTTATTTCTGCCACCACCTTCAGGTTCTTTTCCATTTTCACAAGTTATTTGTTCATTGAATGAAGTTCATTTATGTTGAATCTTTTTAACCATTAATCAATTCTGAGCCTAAAAAGAAGTTCCTTCATCCCCTTTCTCTTATGCTTTATTAATGAAGGTAAAAGATAATAATAATGTTCTAGGTACCACTTTAAGGATCATTGATCAATGATTTGATAATACTTTATGTAAAAGATGAATAATAGAACACAGAGCAAGGTGTTTTTGGAATTTCAATGAAActaaattcaattttatttccTTTATGATAATGGCTAACTATATATAGGAAATTCATCTGCATATTCCAAGAGACAGAAAAATTATCTGGGGATAATGCTTGGCAAATATTTGAGCTTCTGCCATTCAGAGGATGCAAGTTCATCTAATAAATGTTATCTAACAGTGATTGAAGAGCTATGCCCTCAATTTTCTCTTGCTGATCTTAGGAAATCAACCAACAACTTCGATGAAAACCAAGTAACTAGAAGATCAGTATTTAACACAGTATACAAAGGTTGTCTCAAACATAATGGTGTGACTGATTATGCAGTGACATTGAAGAGGTTGAAAAGTAAATCTGACCAATGGAAGTTCAGGAAGGAAATTGAGTTCCACTGCCAGCTCTCTCATCCTAATTTGGACTCTCTTATAGGATTCTGTGACCACAAAGAAGAGAAGATTCTTGTGTATGAACACATGTCCAATGGCTCTCTCTATGATTGCTTGCGTTCCAAGGATATCGAGCCACTTTCATGGAAGAAAAGGCTAGAAATATGCATTGGAGCAGCTCGTGGGCTACACTACCTTCACACAGGAGCCAAGCGCCCTATCTTTCACTGCGATATCAAACCTCAAAATATTCTTTTGGATAACAACATGGTACCAAAACTCTCACATCTTGGATTTTCCTTACAAGGTCCACTATTAAGGTCAAAGGCAAAGCCTATAAAAGTGGACATGATGATTGGTAATTATCTTAAATCTTTTGTTCTCACAAAGATGTCTTCAAAATAGTTTAGCACTTGACTAAAACTATTGCTTATTATTTGCTAGGTACACCTGGTTTCATGGCACCTGAGTATGTCCTAACCAAAACCTTCACAGATAAATGTGATGTTTATTCCTTTGGGATAGTTTTAATGGTAGTTTTATCCACTAGCTACAAGCAGAGCTTCTTTGAGAAGATGTACATGATGGCCGACTCAGATTTGTTTTTAGAAGAGCCATTGTATTTAATGACTCCATATGTGGATATACCTAGCTTTTTGGAGAGGATTTCGGTTGATGAGATTATTGATCCAGTGTTATTGGGAAAGACTGCACCAGAATCTTTGGGAGTATTCATAGATATCACAAAAAGATGCTTAAGTAAAGATGCAAACGAAAGACCAGATATGGGTGAAGTACAAGTTGAACTTGAGCAAGCACTAGCACTACAAGAGGAGGCTGATGCATGCTCGGAACCATGATGCTGACTATAATTTATTATGATTGATGGATATtgtaatttttctctctttttttttttcatggagACTCCAGAATAATGTTGTTGCTGTTCTCATTGTCATACACATTCAGCTTTGGAAAGGCTCTAATTACATCCATTTACTGCTTTATTGTGGTAATTCATAACGAAAAATGGTATATTAATGATTACCTTAATCAACAAGGATATTATTTTAGTGATAGATTATATTAAATAGAAGAATTCAGATTCTATTATTCTTAAAAGAAAGTGAGTTTTTTTTCCCCTTAGTAATAGAGACTCTTAGAGAGGACTGGGGAAGATGGATCCTCTTG is a window encoding:
- the LOC107637349 gene encoding receptor-like protein kinase ANXUR2; this translates as MGFLSGFSCCFRSSSGDRGTRILEEQPSSIISELCRQFSLSEMQSATNNFHNSLKVGEGSFGNVCKGYLENSSTLVAIKRCKKDSVFGLSSLKNEVVLLSQLQHPNLISLVGFYIEGTELVLVYDYMSNGSVRDHLHRGNIDPLTWKRRLQICIGVARALHYLHTGAKYTIIHRNIKTRLILLDSNWELKVSSLLLSKRGALSTSKSLTRVESDVKGTMGYVDREYAATNMLTEKSDVFSFGIVLLEVVSAKPAHEIIREYFQGFNQSLRSSANEIVDLILKSKIDPDCWKTFVDITKRCLLMEGRERPDMGEVEVELEHALKLQEEAVAKN
- the LOC107637351 gene encoding receptor-like protein kinase THESEUS 1, coding for MLGKYLSFCHSEDASSSNKCYLTVIEELCPQFSLADLRKSTNNFDENQVTRRSVFNTVYKGCLKHNGVTDYAVTLKRLKSKSDQWKFRKEIEFHCQLSHPNLDSLIGFCDHKEEKILVYEHMSNGSLYDCLRSKDIEPLSWKKRLEICIGAARGLHYLHTGAKRPIFHCDIKPQNILLDNNMVPKLSHLGFSLQGPLLRSKAKPIKVDMMIGTPGFMAPEYVLTKTFTDKCDVYSFGIVLMVVLSTSYKQSFFEKMYMMADSDLFLEEPLYLMTPYVDIPSFLERISVDEIIDPVLLGKTAPESLGVFIDITKRCLSKDANERPDMGEVQVELEQALALQEEADACSEP